A window of the Ipomoea triloba cultivar NCNSP0323 chromosome 14, ASM357664v1 genome harbors these coding sequences:
- the LOC116004241 gene encoding putative pentatricopeptide repeat-containing protein At1g69350, mitochondrial, whose amino-acid sequence MGLYMPLFRACTTSRALTQLHARLIVTGLHKEPQASTKLIDSYARTGSLETSRIIFGSFPEPDSFMWGVLIKNHVWNCCFQDAISLYDAMLFHLPQMGDYTFPPVLRACAAIGDLGIGQKVHGRIVKSGFESDPIVETALLNMYGELGCILYARKLFDGMPIRDVVSWGSIISCYVHNEQPSEGLELLRGMAKEEIEIDSVTLLSAAEACGELGLWRLAKSVHAYVLRKNIQSDVTLNTSLISMYGKCGDTGSAEALFRSAVIRSIYTWTAMISSFNQNGCYREALGVFVDMQLQDSTVEPNEVTLMSALCACARSGWLKEGKSIHGFLIRNNIDADNDILRSALVDLYSNCGRLRDCLKVFDPAQDRHIVSWNMLISSYAREGMCEEALILFTQMLIKGIIPDSFTLGSVINACGDIGFIQLGSQMHCHVIKAGYSENEFVQNSLIDMYSKSGLVDSAYAIFEEIPDRGVVAWTSMMCGFHQNGKSEEAIALFSKMYSDSLEMNEVTYLTAIQACSNLGYLEKGKWIHHKLITFGVREDMYIGTALTDMYAKCGELQMARQVFDSMTEKSEISWSAMIGGYGLHGHIDAAISLFTDMVDSGIRPNDVIFMNILSACSHAGYVNEGKSYFNAMSDFGIEPKSEHFACLVDLLSRAGDVEEAYKVINSMPFPVDASVWASLINGCRIHHRTDIIASVQEKLVDIHTDDTGYYTLLSNVYAERGEWSECRTVRSKMQSAGLSKVHGYSMVVVDKRIHHMPGG is encoded by the coding sequence ATGGGTCTTTACATGCCACTATTCAGAGCCTGCACAACTTCAAGAGCGCTGACTCAACTCCATGCCCGCCTCATTGTCACAGGCCTCCATAAAGAGCCCCAAGCCTCCACCAAGCTCATAGACTCCTACGCCAGAACGGGCTCTCTCGAAACTTCAAGAATCATCTTTGGGTCATTCCCGGAACCAGATTCTTTCATGTGGGGCGTGCTGATAAAGAACCATGTCTGGaattgctgcttccaagacgccATTTCTCTCTACGACGCCATGCTTTTCCACCTTCCCCAAATGGGCGATTACACATTTCCTCCAGTTTTGCGGGCGTGCGCTGCAATTGGCGACCTAGGAATCGGCCAAAAAGTGCACGGGAGGATTGTTAAGTCGGGGTTTGAGTCTGATCCTATTGTAGAGACGGCGTTGTTGAATATGTATGGTGAGCTGGGATGTATACTCTATGCACGGAAACTGTTCGATGGAATGCCGATTAGGGATGTGGTTTCATGGGGTTCCATTATTTCTTGTTATGTACATAATGAGCAGCCAAGTGAAGGTTTGGAGCTTTTGAGGGGAATGGCGAAGGAAGAGATTGAAATTGATTCAGTTACACTGCTCAGTGCAGCAGAAGCCTGTGGGGAGTTGGGTCTATGGAGACTAGCAAAATCTGTGCATGCTTATGTGCTGAGAAAGAATATTCAAAGTGATGTGACACTGAATACTTCCCTTATTTCAATGTATGGGAAATGTGGCGATACGGGTAGTGCTGAGGCGCTTTTCCGGTCTGCTGTCATTAGGAGTATTTATACCTGGACAGCAATGATTTCTAGCTTTAATCAAAATGGATGTTATCGAGAGGCGTTGGGAGTGTTTGTTGATATGCAGTTGCAGGATTCAACTGTGGAACCTAATGAAGTTACTTTGATGAGTGCCTTGTGTGCTTGTGCTAGGTCAGGTTGGCTAAAGGAAGGGAAATCTATTCATGGTTTTCTTATAAGAAACAATATCGATGCTGATAATGACATTCTGAGGTCTGCTTTAGTAGACTTGTATTCCAATTGTGGAAGGCTAAGAGATTGCCTCAAGGTATTCGACCCAGCACAAGACCGTCATATTGTTTCGTGGAATATGCTTATATCTAGTTATGCTCGTGAAGGGATGTGTGAAGAGGCGTTGATACTTTTCACGCAAATGTTAATCAAGGGCATAATTCCAGACTCTTTTACTCTTGGAAGTGTCATTAATGCCTGTGGAGATATTGGATTTATTCAACTTGGAAGTCAGATGCATTGCCATGTTATCAAGGCAGGGTATTCAGAAAACGAATTTGTTCAGAATTCTCTGATTGACATGTACTCCAAATCTGGACTTGTGGACTCAGCATATGCGATATTCGAGGAGATCCCGGACAGAGGAGTCGTGGCTTGGACTTCCATGATGTGTGGATTTCATCAAAACGGTAAATCTGAGGAGGCCATCGCTTTGTTTTCTAAGATGTACTCGGATTCTCTTGAGATGAATGAAGTCACCTACTTGACCGCAATTCAAGCATGCTCTAATTTAGGATATTTAGAAAAAGGGAAATGGATTCACCATAAGCTGATAACCTTTGGTGTAAGAGAGGATATGTATATTGGCACAGCCCTAACAGACATGTATGCCAAATGCGGGGAACTTCAAATGGCTCGACAAGTCTTTGACAGCATGACAGAAAAAAGCGAAATTTCCTGGAGTGCCATGATAGGCGGGTATGGGTTGCATGGTCATATCGATGCTGCCATATCGCTCTTTACCGATATGGTAGATTCAGGAATTAGACCAAACGACGTTATATTCATGAATATTCTCTCTGCTTGTAGTCATGCTGGCTACGTTAATGAAGGAAAGTCTTACTTTAATGCAATGTCTGATTTTGGCATTGAGCCCAAATCTGAACACTTTGCATGTCTCGTTGATCTTCTTAGTCGAGCCGGTGATGTAGAAGAAGCATATAAGGTGATCAACTCAATGCCATTCCCGGTAGATGCTAGCGTTTGGGCTTCACTCATTAATGGGTGTAGAATCCACCACCGAACAGATATTATCGCGAGTGTTCAAGAAAAGCTTGTGGATATACATACAGATGATACTGGGTACTACACCTTATTATCCAATGTATATGCAGAAAGAGGAGAATGGAGTGAATGTAGGACAGTAAGGTCAAAAATGCAAAGTGCAGGTCTTAGTAAGGTCCATGGGTACAGTATGGTTGTGGTTGATAAGAGAATTCATCATATGCCTGGTGGATGA